The Pyrenophora tritici-repentis strain M4 chromosome 10, whole genome shotgun sequence genome contains a region encoding:
- a CDS encoding ComEC, membrane metal-binding protein — MLVITPTATTTPVFTAASTNIATAAPTLPILAIHSVLAALAIPAAPAVLAAPALANYAPTISALTALTPAAFTLNAPTPTVTALIAATLNALALTAIALATLAILATTTLLPLLLLLFLLLLLLRLLLLRPALATLTPTALTPPHSAILPITASALATSSISTIPVLLAALAFPAVPAVSTALFCPLPPTPPPPAVTAVSAAATAPLVAALTTLATFAFLAALNIFAINPTASVLAAPDTLTISTVLTLSLVLVTCTALNILITTPTTPAPVAASAPAILAAYNILTSTSYLLQLIYTSGYCYCYCYSPTFAILATLTVLTILAVLTILAVLIILAASAVLTILAVLVVLAASAVLTILAVLVVLAASAVLTIYPYCPYYPRCSRCPCNRYN, encoded by the exons atgctcgttattactcctacggctactactacacctgtgtttactgccgcttctacaaatatcgccactgcggcccctacgcttcctattcttgctatccactccgtccttgctgctctcgccattccagctgctcctgctgtcctcgctgctcctgctctcgctaattacgctcctactatttccgcccttactgctcttactcctgcagcttttactcttaatgcgcctactcctacggttactgctcttattgctgctactcttaatgctctagctctcactgctattgctctcgctactctcgctattcttgctactactact ctcctacccttgctactcctgctattcttactgctcctgctcctacggctcttacttctacgtcctgctcttgctactcttactcctaccgctcttactcctccgcattccgcaatcctccctattactgcttctgctctcgccacttcctctatctctactatccccgtccttcttgctgctctcgctttccccgctgttcccgctgtctctactgctctcttctgccccttacctcctacgcctcctccacctgcggtaactgcggtttcggcggccgctaccgctcctcttgtcgctgctcttactaccctcgctactttcgctttccttgctgctcttaatatcttcgctatcaatcctacggcttctgttctcgctgctcctgatactcttactatctctactgtccttactttgtcccttgtccttgtaacttgcactgctcttaatattcttattactactcctactacccctgcacctgttgccgcttctgcccctgctatccttgctgcttataatatccttacttctacctcttacctcttacagcttatatacacctccggctactgctattgctactgctactctcctactttcgctatcctcgctactcttactgtccttactatcctcgctgttcttactatcctcgctgtcctcattatcctcgctgcttccgctgtccttacaatcctcgctgtcctcgttgtcctcgctgcttccgctgtccttacaatcctcgctgtcctcgttgtcctcgctgcttccgctgtccttacaatctacccttactgcccttactatcctcgctgttcccgctgtccttgcaatcgctacaattaa